From the genome of Spirochaetales bacterium, one region includes:
- a CDS encoding glycoside hydrolase family 9 protein, which yields MKKYFFLLTFLFLFIGSLAWAYDYADAFEKGVRFFDANKCGTDVRQDNVFSWRGNCHTGDGDGSIDLTGGYHDAGDHVKFGLPQFWTAGVLGWILYEYKSTLDRNGFTPKLMSVIKRFTDFILKSHPSAHVLYWEVGDGHSDHAYWGPPETQTDDRPVKIINASNPGTDVCGEASAALSLMYLNYRNTDSSYAAMCLQGAKELYDLGRNYLGQTTCDFYKSSSHYDDLAWAAVWLAVATGDESYLEPVDGYLDERNNYGDDNYAKEWAPAWDDVALFAMLKMAQLTENFKYMIGVENNLTWYSRDLNKTPGGLPWLDSWGVLRYASAEAGLGFLASKLVGINLYNETGEKTMDYILGSNPRNGSYITNYLNNPPRHPHHRANQPDKNSSSTNGMVGALVGGPNESDGYTDDVNDYTMNEVAIDYNASYLLGMAGMIYFESGGEPAPSPVPPEHPTLEILYRPAEANSASNQIKPFMKVKNPGPVPITLSGITIRYWFTTEGNGPDEFFVDWASMGREHITGNVYDGFLEIGFLDSAPVLKIGTDTGEMQIRITKPDWAEYDQSNDYSFNSSSPNDFTVNTKITAYHEGALIFGIEPSGSVATAAPTQPPSSTAPPSLPGDANGNGTVDIVDALITAQYYVGLDPDGFIPGAADVNGDGTINIVDALRIAQYYVGLIDGF from the coding sequence ATGAAAAAATATTTTTTTCTATTGACTTTCCTTTTTCTTTTTATCGGTTCTCTCGCGTGGGCGTACGATTATGCCGATGCCTTTGAAAAGGGGGTCCGGTTTTTCGACGCCAATAAATGCGGCACCGATGTGAGGCAGGACAATGTTTTTTCATGGCGGGGAAACTGTCATACCGGAGACGGCGACGGTTCGATCGACCTGACCGGCGGATATCACGACGCCGGCGACCATGTCAAATTCGGGCTTCCGCAATTCTGGACGGCCGGTGTGTTGGGGTGGATCCTCTATGAATACAAATCGACCCTTGACAGAAACGGATTTACCCCGAAGCTCATGTCGGTGATCAAGCGATTTACCGATTTCATTTTGAAAAGCCATCCCTCGGCTCATGTCCTTTACTGGGAAGTCGGTGACGGTCATTCCGATCACGCTTACTGGGGCCCCCCGGAAACACAGACGGACGACCGCCCGGTTAAAATAATCAATGCGTCCAATCCCGGCACGGATGTCTGCGGCGAAGCGTCGGCTGCCCTCTCCCTGATGTACCTCAATTATCGCAACACCGATTCGTCGTACGCGGCCATGTGCCTTCAGGGGGCGAAGGAACTCTACGATCTCGGAAGGAATTATCTCGGGCAGACCACCTGCGACTTTTACAAATCGTCGTCCCACTATGACGACCTTGCCTGGGCCGCGGTCTGGCTCGCCGTCGCGACCGGGGACGAGAGTTACCTCGAACCGGTCGACGGCTACCTGGACGAACGAAACAATTACGGGGACGACAATTACGCGAAGGAATGGGCCCCCGCATGGGACGATGTTGCCCTCTTTGCCATGCTGAAAATGGCCCAACTGACTGAAAACTTCAAATATATGATCGGTGTCGAGAATAACCTTACATGGTACAGCCGCGATCTCAATAAAACACCGGGCGGACTCCCATGGCTCGATTCATGGGGCGTTCTCCGGTACGCGTCCGCCGAAGCCGGATTGGGTTTTCTCGCAAGCAAACTCGTCGGTATCAACCTGTATAACGAAACAGGGGAAAAAACAATGGACTACATTCTCGGAAGCAACCCGAGAAACGGCTCCTACATCACCAACTACCTCAACAATCCTCCGCGCCACCCGCACCACAGGGCGAACCAGCCGGACAAAAACTCATCGTCGACGAACGGTATGGTCGGCGCCCTTGTCGGCGGACCGAACGAAAGCGACGGGTATACCGACGACGTGAACGACTATACGATGAACGAAGTCGCGATCGACTACAATGCCTCGTACCTTTTGGGCATGGCCGGGATGATATATTTCGAATCGGGCGGTGAACCCGCACCTTCTCCCGTCCCTCCGGAACACCCGACGCTCGAAATTCTCTACCGCCCGGCCGAGGCCAACTCCGCATCGAACCAGATCAAGCCTTTTATGAAGGTGAAAAACCCGGGACCGGTCCCCATTACCCTGAGCGGGATTACGATCCGTTACTGGTTCACCACGGAAGGAAACGGACCGGACGAGTTTTTCGTGGATTGGGCTTCGATGGGCCGGGAACATATTACGGGAAACGTCTACGACGGGTTCCTCGAAATCGGATTCCTCGATTCGGCGCCCGTTCTCAAGATCGGGACGGATACGGGAGAAATGCAGATCAGAATCACGAAACCGGATTGGGCCGAATACGATCAGAGCAACGATTATTCCTTTAATTCAAGTTCGCCGAACGATTTCACCGTTAACACGAAAATAACCGCCTATCATGAAGGGGCGTTGATCTTCGGCATCGAACCCTCAGGCAGCGTCGCGACCGCGGCACCGACGCAGCCACCCTCATCCACCGCCCCCCCGTCACTGCCGGGCGACGCGAACGGGAACGGCACGGTCGACATCGTCGATGCGCTTATTACCGCCCAGTATTACGTCGGTCTCGATCCGGACGGGTTCATTCCGGGCGCAGCCGATGTCAACGGCGACGGAACGATCAACATTGTCGACGCGCTGCGTATCGCCCAATACTACGTGGGACTGATCGACGGTTTTTAA